From a region of the Coffea arabica cultivar ET-39 chromosome 3e, Coffea Arabica ET-39 HiFi, whole genome shotgun sequence genome:
- the LOC113736225 gene encoding uncharacterized protein isoform X2, which yields MANQGHTIFLEDWLYQNSGIGDTISSRKSSSLSAQAIIQAWTDLRDSLQSQSFEPHHLQSLKILCGSQNVLYVADPQAKLLLSILSLPNVSLPPESYPLFLRLLYIWVRKSSKQSLIMIDSTVEVLSDIFSEKFYINKSSSFFSEGVLLLGAISFVPSVSEKSKTFCLELLCKLVEQEYQMIGVLEGVLPNVLGGIGYALSSSVNAYFVSILDFLFEIWEKQDGPSASVPYGLMILHMVEWVLSNCINSHSTDKADLFRRVMLVNRKPSYSSFALVMAAAGVLKVLNRSGSNDFMPLKVSAEELIGTVATDLVARTGGVNASGTELRDSVLLQCISLGAARSGSISYSASLLLCLALALLGEIFPLVRMYQKMLDLSVGSFEGLLVNEVKEHLASTSFREAGAITGAFCNQYVSADEETKNSIENLIWEHCQEIYLQHQHVAFVYQGGKSGLLGDLEKIAESAFLMVVLFALAVTKYRLGPNSSQDTRLTLSVRILVSFSCMEYFRRMRLPEYMDTIRAAVVSVQENESACVSFVKSMPSYSDLTSKHGFSNLQKMEYLWSNDDVQTARILFYLRVIPTCIEHLPTSLFRKVVAPTMFLYMGHQNGKVARASHSMFVAFISSGKDPNQEERASLKEQLVFYYMQRSLEGYPGITPFEGMASGVAAIARHLPAGSPSIFYCIHVLVEKASSMCGAVNSEDTELQKIREGEWELCQKMVELLLRLLSLVDIQVLPTLMKLLAQLIVRLPKDEQNVVLDELFQHVAESDDVTRKPTLVSWLQSLSYLCSQDTGERGTDIKSAENAAPLNMATLNLNGISSRL from the exons ATGGCAAATCAAGGTCATACCATATTCCTTGAGGACTGGTTATATCAGAACAGTGGTATTGGTGACACTATAAGTTCCAGAAAGTCTTCTTCCTTATCTGcccaagccatcatccaagCTTGGACTGATCTTAGGGACTCACTTCAATCACAGTCTTTTGAACCTCATCATCTGCAATCTTTGAAAATCCTCTGTGGCTCTCAGAATGTCCTTTATGTTGCAGATCCTCAGGCAAAGCTTCTACTTTCAATTCTATCCTTACCTAATGTCTCTCTTCCACCTGAGTCGTATCCTCTCTTTCTTAGGCTACTGTATATATGGGTCAGGAAATCTTCCAAACAGTCTTTGATTATGATTGACTCAACGGTTGAGGTTCTGTCAGACATTTTCTCTGAGAAATTCTACATCAACAAAAGCTCAAGTTTCTTTTCTGAAGGTGTTCTCCTTTTGGGAGCTATTTCTTTTGTACCTTCTGTATCTGAAAAATCCAAAACATTCTGCTTGGAGTTGCTCTGCAAGCTAGTGGAACAGGAATATCAAATGATTGGTGTATTGGAAGGAGTTCTACCCAATGTTTTAGGGGGAATTGGTTATGCTTTATCTTCTTCTGTGAATGCctattttgtttcaattttagactTCCTTTTTGAGATATGGGAGAAACAGGATGGTCCATCTGCTAGTGTTCCTTATGGGCTCATGATACTGCATATGGTTGAGTGGGTTCTATCTAATTGCATAAACTCGCATTCCACAGACAAAGCAGATCTTTTTAGGAGGGTGATGTTGGTAAATAGGAAGCCCTCTTATTCTTCATTTGCCTTGGTCATGGCTGCAGCTGGTGTTCTGAAGGTTCTCAATAGATCTGGATCAAATGATTTTATGCCTTTAAAAGTTTCTGCGGAGGAGCTGATTGGAACAGTGGCAACAGACCTTGTAGCTAGAACTGGAGGTGTTAATGCTTCTGGCACTGAACTTAGAGACAGTGTTCTCCTACAATGTATATCCCTAGGTGCAGCTCGTAGTGGCTCCATTTCCTATTCTGCTTCTCTTCTTTTATGCCTTGCTTTAGCATTATTAGGTGAGATTTTCCCTTTGGTGCGCATGTACCAGAAGATGCTTGATTTGTCTGTTGGCAGTTTCGAAGGACTTTTGGTTAATGAGGTTAAAGAGCATCTAGCCAGTACTAGTTTTAGGGAAGCAGGGGCTATAACTGGGGCATTTTGCAATCAGTATGTCTCAGCTGATGAAGAAACCAAGAACAGTATTGAAAATCTTATCTGGGAGCACTGTCAGGAGATCTACTTGCAGCATCAACACGTTGCTTTTGTATATCAAGGTGGCAAGAGTGGGCTCCTTGGAGATTTGGAGAAAATTGCTGAATCTGCTTTCCTTATGGTTGTGCTTTTTGCACTGGCAGTCACAAAGTATAGGTTAGGCCCTAATAGTAGCCAAGATACTCGCTTGACGCTTTCAGTTAGGATAttggtttctttttcttgcatgGAATATTTCCGAAGGATGCGTTTGCCTGAGTATATGGATACAATAAGAGCAGCTGTAGTAAGTGTTCAGGAGAATGAATCAGCTTGCGTCTCATTTGTAAAATCCATGCCATCTTATAGCGATTTGACTAGTAAACATG GTTTTTCCAACTTGCAGAAAATGGAGTATCTATGGTCCAATGACGATGTACAGACAGCTCGGATCTTATTTTACTTGCGGGTTATCCCGACTTGCATTGAGCATTTACCGACCTCTTTATTTAGGAAGGTGGTGGCTCCAACTATGTTTCT ATATATGGGACATCAAAATGGAAAAGTGGCTAGAGCTTCACATTCAATGTTTGTGGCATTCATTTCATCCGGCAAGGATCCTAACCAGGAAGAAAGAGCTTCATTGAAGGAGCAACTTGTCTTCTACTACATGCAGAGATCTTTAGAG GGGTATCCAGGGATCACCCCTTTTGAAGGAATGGCTTCTGGAGTTGCTGCAATTGCTCGACATCTTCCTGCTGGTAGCCCATCAATCTTTTACTGCATTCATGTTCTCGTTGAAAAAGCTAGTAGTATGTGTGGTGCAGTCAACAGTGAGGACACTGAGTTGCAGAAGATTAGGGAAGGAGAGTGGGAACTGTGTCAGAAAATGGTAGAGTTGCTTTTACGGCTGCTTTCTTTGGTCGACATACAG GTTCTACCGACTTTAATGAAGCTGTTGGCACAGCTGATTGTCCGACTACCTAAAGATGAACAAAATGTGGTCCTCGACGAGTTATTTCAACATGTTGCAGAATCTGATGATGTTACTCGGAAACCAACATTGGTTTCATGGCTACAGTCACTGTCTTATCTATGTTCTCAGGATACTGGTGAAAGAGGAACAGATATTAAATCTGCCGAAAATGCTGCTCCTTTGAACATGGCCACTTTGAATCTGAATGGAATCAGTTCACGACTTTAA
- the LOC113736225 gene encoding uncharacterized protein isoform X1, with the protein MANQGHTIFLEDWLYQNSGIGDTISSRKSSSLSAQAIIQAWTDLRDSLQSQSFEPHHLQSLKILCGSQNVLYVADPQAKLLLSILSLPNVSLPPESYPLFLRLLYIWVRKSSKQSLIMIDSTVEVLSDIFSEKFYINKSSSFFSEGVLLLGAISFVPSVSEKSKTFCLELLCKLVEQEYQMIGVLEGVLPNVLGGIGYALSSSVNAYFVSILDFLFEIWEKQDGPSASVPYGLMILHMVEWVLSNCINSHSTDKADLFRRVMLVNRKPSYSSFALVMAAAGVLKVLNRSGSNDFMPLKVSAEELIGTVATDLVARTGGVNASGTELRDSVLLQCISLGAARSGSISYSASLLLCLALALLGEIFPLVRMYQKMLDLSVGSFEGLLVNEVKEHLASTSFREAGAITGAFCNQYVSADEETKNSIENLIWEHCQEIYLQHQHVAFVYQGGKSGLLGDLEKIAESAFLMVVLFALAVTKYRLGPNSSQDTRLTLSVRILVSFSCMEYFRRMRLPEYMDTIRAAVVSVQENESACVSFVKSMPSYSDLTSKHAGFSNLQKMEYLWSNDDVQTARILFYLRVIPTCIEHLPTSLFRKVVAPTMFLYMGHQNGKVARASHSMFVAFISSGKDPNQEERASLKEQLVFYYMQRSLEGYPGITPFEGMASGVAAIARHLPAGSPSIFYCIHVLVEKASSMCGAVNSEDTELQKIREGEWELCQKMVELLLRLLSLVDIQVLPTLMKLLAQLIVRLPKDEQNVVLDELFQHVAESDDVTRKPTLVSWLQSLSYLCSQDTGERGTDIKSAENAAPLNMATLNLNGISSRL; encoded by the exons ATGGCAAATCAAGGTCATACCATATTCCTTGAGGACTGGTTATATCAGAACAGTGGTATTGGTGACACTATAAGTTCCAGAAAGTCTTCTTCCTTATCTGcccaagccatcatccaagCTTGGACTGATCTTAGGGACTCACTTCAATCACAGTCTTTTGAACCTCATCATCTGCAATCTTTGAAAATCCTCTGTGGCTCTCAGAATGTCCTTTATGTTGCAGATCCTCAGGCAAAGCTTCTACTTTCAATTCTATCCTTACCTAATGTCTCTCTTCCACCTGAGTCGTATCCTCTCTTTCTTAGGCTACTGTATATATGGGTCAGGAAATCTTCCAAACAGTCTTTGATTATGATTGACTCAACGGTTGAGGTTCTGTCAGACATTTTCTCTGAGAAATTCTACATCAACAAAAGCTCAAGTTTCTTTTCTGAAGGTGTTCTCCTTTTGGGAGCTATTTCTTTTGTACCTTCTGTATCTGAAAAATCCAAAACATTCTGCTTGGAGTTGCTCTGCAAGCTAGTGGAACAGGAATATCAAATGATTGGTGTATTGGAAGGAGTTCTACCCAATGTTTTAGGGGGAATTGGTTATGCTTTATCTTCTTCTGTGAATGCctattttgtttcaattttagactTCCTTTTTGAGATATGGGAGAAACAGGATGGTCCATCTGCTAGTGTTCCTTATGGGCTCATGATACTGCATATGGTTGAGTGGGTTCTATCTAATTGCATAAACTCGCATTCCACAGACAAAGCAGATCTTTTTAGGAGGGTGATGTTGGTAAATAGGAAGCCCTCTTATTCTTCATTTGCCTTGGTCATGGCTGCAGCTGGTGTTCTGAAGGTTCTCAATAGATCTGGATCAAATGATTTTATGCCTTTAAAAGTTTCTGCGGAGGAGCTGATTGGAACAGTGGCAACAGACCTTGTAGCTAGAACTGGAGGTGTTAATGCTTCTGGCACTGAACTTAGAGACAGTGTTCTCCTACAATGTATATCCCTAGGTGCAGCTCGTAGTGGCTCCATTTCCTATTCTGCTTCTCTTCTTTTATGCCTTGCTTTAGCATTATTAGGTGAGATTTTCCCTTTGGTGCGCATGTACCAGAAGATGCTTGATTTGTCTGTTGGCAGTTTCGAAGGACTTTTGGTTAATGAGGTTAAAGAGCATCTAGCCAGTACTAGTTTTAGGGAAGCAGGGGCTATAACTGGGGCATTTTGCAATCAGTATGTCTCAGCTGATGAAGAAACCAAGAACAGTATTGAAAATCTTATCTGGGAGCACTGTCAGGAGATCTACTTGCAGCATCAACACGTTGCTTTTGTATATCAAGGTGGCAAGAGTGGGCTCCTTGGAGATTTGGAGAAAATTGCTGAATCTGCTTTCCTTATGGTTGTGCTTTTTGCACTGGCAGTCACAAAGTATAGGTTAGGCCCTAATAGTAGCCAAGATACTCGCTTGACGCTTTCAGTTAGGATAttggtttctttttcttgcatgGAATATTTCCGAAGGATGCGTTTGCCTGAGTATATGGATACAATAAGAGCAGCTGTAGTAAGTGTTCAGGAGAATGAATCAGCTTGCGTCTCATTTGTAAAATCCATGCCATCTTATAGCGATTTGACTAGTAAACATG CAGGTTTTTCCAACTTGCAGAAAATGGAGTATCTATGGTCCAATGACGATGTACAGACAGCTCGGATCTTATTTTACTTGCGGGTTATCCCGACTTGCATTGAGCATTTACCGACCTCTTTATTTAGGAAGGTGGTGGCTCCAACTATGTTTCT ATATATGGGACATCAAAATGGAAAAGTGGCTAGAGCTTCACATTCAATGTTTGTGGCATTCATTTCATCCGGCAAGGATCCTAACCAGGAAGAAAGAGCTTCATTGAAGGAGCAACTTGTCTTCTACTACATGCAGAGATCTTTAGAG GGGTATCCAGGGATCACCCCTTTTGAAGGAATGGCTTCTGGAGTTGCTGCAATTGCTCGACATCTTCCTGCTGGTAGCCCATCAATCTTTTACTGCATTCATGTTCTCGTTGAAAAAGCTAGTAGTATGTGTGGTGCAGTCAACAGTGAGGACACTGAGTTGCAGAAGATTAGGGAAGGAGAGTGGGAACTGTGTCAGAAAATGGTAGAGTTGCTTTTACGGCTGCTTTCTTTGGTCGACATACAG GTTCTACCGACTTTAATGAAGCTGTTGGCACAGCTGATTGTCCGACTACCTAAAGATGAACAAAATGTGGTCCTCGACGAGTTATTTCAACATGTTGCAGAATCTGATGATGTTACTCGGAAACCAACATTGGTTTCATGGCTACAGTCACTGTCTTATCTATGTTCTCAGGATACTGGTGAAAGAGGAACAGATATTAAATCTGCCGAAAATGCTGCTCCTTTGAACATGGCCACTTTGAATCTGAATGGAATCAGTTCACGACTTTAA
- the LOC113737950 gene encoding uncharacterized protein, which produces MFINIRPIQAIKLIRIFSLKSLTIVRCISALPNLKPLNSKLTNFMKNGQVEEAQNRFDEMPHRNTVTWNAMIRGYFQNGNADKALHLYSQMPVRDIFSHNTVISGLMQRGDLKGAEEVFECMGDRDVVTWNSMISGYVNNGMVDTALGVFNEMPVKDVISWNLVIAGLVKIKMLNLAEHLFREIATPDVASWTIMIKGLLSVGRIAEAREYFDGMPIRDVQAWETMIVGYLENGYVEIAEVLFQKMPNKDQSSWNEVIGGLVSVGLLTDAVKFFGEMPQKHGRLFNLILLGFIRNGLVREAHTFVEKYCISDVVSWTNLIIGYFEVGEVKSATKLFELMPNRDTTSWNAAIFGLGENDHIEEGVNLFIKMKKEDLTQDEATFTSIFVLCSNMASLNLGMQTHALVIKAGLDDFTSVGNAIINMYFRCGNIGSAFGQFSIMLCHDVISWNSIICGLAHHGNGELALKMFENMRLTDVKPNEITFVGVLSACSHAGLVERGKCYFDALKNEYSVPPTAEHYTCVVDLLGRFGLIHEAMSILDQMRGDGLEVPASVWGALLGACRTHKNYEVGKIAGERILELEPSNSGMYMMLAEIFQASGQREEAERMWIRMKDEGVKKQPGCSWVESNNRNHIFLAGDRTHPDFCTVSHTLELMYWEMDGGVLTAEASSVQEIEVHIRFPSAPCSGELLPYC; this is translated from the coding sequence ATGTTTATCAACATTCGTCCCATTCAAGCTATCAAACTCATTCGAATTTTTTCTCTCAAATCCCTTACTATTGTCCGATGTATATCAGCCCTGCCCAACTTAAAACCCCTCAACTCAAAGCTTACGAACTTTATGAAAAATGGCCAAGTTGAAGAAGCCCAAAATCGGTTCGACGAAATGCCTCACAGAAACACAGTAACATGGAATGCAATGATCAGAGGGTACTTCCAAAATGGGAATGCTGATAAAGCTTTGCACTTGTATAGTCAGATGCCTGTTCGTGATATATTTTCACATAATACTGTGATCTCTGGGCTAATGCAGCGTGGGGATTTAAAGGGGGCTGAGGAGGTTTTTGAATGTATGGGTGATAGAGATGTTGTGACGTGGAATTCGATGATTTCTGGATATGTGAATAATGGGATGGTGGATACTGCACTTGGTGTGTTTAACGAGATGCCTGTGAAAGATGTGATTTCATGGAACTTAGTCATTGCTGGCTTAGTGAAGATCAAAATGTTGAATTTGGCTGAGCATTTGTTCAGGGAAATTGCCACTCCAGATGTTGCGTCATGGACAATTATGATAAAGGGGCTTCTAAGTGTGGGACGGATTGCTGAAGCGAGAGAGTATTTTGATGGTATGCCAATAAGGGATGTTCAAGCTTGGGAAACTATGATTGTTGGGTATTTGGAGAATGGATATGTTGAAATTGCAGAAGTTTTGTTTCAAAAGATGCCCAACAAGGATCAGAGTTCCTGGAATGAAGTTATTGGTGGGTTGGTGAGTGTTGGGCTGTTAACTGATGctgtgaagttttttggagagATGCCTCAGAAACATGGAAGACTGTTCAATCTAATCCTGTTGGGGTTCATTAGGAATGGATTGGTAAGAGAAGCTCACACTTTCGTAGAGAAATACTGCATTAGTGATGTAGTGTCATGGACAAATTTGATCATTGGATACTTTGAAGTAGGTGAGGTCAAGAGTGCAACTAAGCTATTTGAGTTGATGCCAAATCGTGATACCACGTCATGGAATGCTGCCATATTTGGGCTAGGAGAAAATGATCACATAGAAGAAGGTGTAAACCTATTTATTAAGATGAAAAAAGAAGATCTGACCCAGGATGAAGCTACATTTACAAGCATTTTTGTATTATGTTCTAATATGGCTTCTTTAAATCTTGGCATGCAAACTCATGCGCTTGTAATTAAGGCTGGATTAGATGATTTTACTTCAGTAGGTAATGCAATAATTAACATGTATTTTAGATGTGGAAACATAGGATCTGCATTTGGTCAATTCTCTATTATGTTGTGCCATGATGTCATTTCATGGAACTCTATAATCTGTGGATTAGCTCACCATGGAAATGGTGAATTAGCTTTGAAGATGTTTGAGAATATGAGATTGACAGATGTGAAGCCCAATGAAATAACCTTTGTTGGTGTACTGTCCGCCTGTAGTCATGCTGGACTTGTGGAAAGAGGTAAATGTTACTTTGATGCCTTGAAAAATGAATACTCTGTACCACCCACTGCTGAGCACTATACTTGTGTTGTTGATCTGTTGGGTAGATTTGGACTTATACATGAAGCAATGAGCATTTTGGATCAAATGAGAGGTGATGGCCTAGAAGTGCCTGCAAGTGTTTGGGGAGCCTTGCTTGGGGCCTGTAGAACGCATAAGAACTATGAGGTGGGTAAAATTGCTGGGGAGAGGATTTTGGAATTAGAGCCATCCAACTCTGGTATGTACATGAtgctagctgaaatttttcaagcTAGTGGGCAAAGAGAAGAAGCTGAAAGGATGTGGATTAGAATGAAAGATGAGGGAGTAAAGAAGCAACCTGGATGTAGTTGGGTTGAATCAAACAACAGAAATCACATATTTCTGGCTGGAGATCGGACTCACCCTGATTTTTGTACTGTATCACATACACTGGAGTTGATGTACTGGGAAATGGATGGAGGAGTTCTTACAGCGGAGGCTTCCTCAGTTCAAGAAATTGAAGTCCATATACGTTTTCCATCAGCTCCATGTTCGGGTGAATTGCTGCCCTATTGTTAG